Proteins encoded in a region of the Diadema setosum chromosome 7, eeDiaSeto1, whole genome shotgun sequence genome:
- the LOC140231101 gene encoding uncharacterized protein C9orf85 homolog, with the protein MSTQRGNVKKNRTQKHKNTVGFKNSMHDTSKRTKQLNDMCISDTCARCKDILEWKIKYKKYKPLTQPKRCTKCQEKTIKHAYRIICENCAEADGICTKCGKPMGDEAGQPLGAVEQGAAGEEEEEEELEKEFATPSEKEKKTDFRRREKGVSAEDKFSLLQIQDKEIGEGDCDECSEKSDDGCRGKADMAHGLDGHSSVSSSHSLSVEEIS; encoded by the exons ATGAGTACCCAGCGGGGAAACGTCAAGAAAAACAGAACTCAGAAACACAAAAATACAGTTGGTTTCAAGAACAGCATGCATGATACTAGCAAAAGAACCAAACAACTGAACGATATGTGCATATCTGACACCTGTGCGCGATGCAAGGATATCCTTGAGTGGAAAATCAAGTACAAGAAATACAAGCCACTGACTCAACCCAAGAGATG CACAAAGTGTCAGGAGAAGACCATAAAACATGCCTACCGTATCATCTGTGAGAACTGTGCTGAGGCTGATGGGATATGTACCAAGTGTGGCAAGCCCATGGGAGATGAAGCCGG GCAACCCCTGGGTGCAGTCGAGCAAGGGGCCgctggggaggaggaggaggaagaggagctTGAAAAGGAGTTTGCGACTCCATctgagaaggagaagaagaccGACTTCAGGAGGAGAGAAAAAGGGGTGTCGGCGGAGGACAAGTTTTCCCTGTTGCAAATCCAGGACAAAGAAATTGGAGAAGGAGACTGTGATGAGTGCAGTGAGAAAAGCGATGACGGTTGTCGTGGCAAAGCCGACATGGCACATGGACTGGATGGACATTCATCAGTCAGCTCCAGTCATTCCCTGTCGGTTGAAGAGATCAGTTGA